GAGCCGGTCGCATCCGGTGCACATGACTGGGAAAACCGTTTAGAGGAAGGAATCTGGACATACAGTCTGGACGATATCTGGACGGGACTTACCGACTGTTATGGCAAATTAACAGAGGATGTAAAGGAAAAATACGATACAGTGATCAAATCACTCGCAGCGATCGGATTTTCCGGAATGATGCATGGCTATATGGCATTTGACAAAGACGGGGAGTTACTTGTACCGTTCCGCACCTGGCGCAATACGATCACGGGGGAGGCTGCGGCAGCACTTACAAAGGAGTTTTCCTTTAATATTCCACAGCGCTGGAGCATCGCACATTTATATCAGGCGATCTTAAACGGGGAAGAACATGTAGGAAACATTTCGTATTTTACAACCTTAGCCGGATACATTCACTGGAAACTGACCGGAGAGAAAGTACTTGGTGTCGGAGAGGCATCCGGTATGTTCCCGATCGACGCAAAGACAAGAGATTACAATCAGACAATGATCGATAAATTTGACGCACTTGTCGCACCAAAAGGATATCCGTGGAAACTGCGTGAGATCCTGCCGAAAGTTTTAGTTGCAGGGGAGGCAGCAGGAACGTTGTCTGCTGAGGGAGCAAAACTGTTGGATAAGAGCGGCAATCTTTCCGCAGGCATTCCGCTCTGCCCGCCGGAGGGAGATGCAGGAACCGGTATGGTTGCGACAAATTCCGTTGCAGTCCGCACAGGAAATGTATCTGCCGGAACATCCGTGTTTGCGATGGTCGTTCTTGAGGAAGATTTAAAGAATGTGCATGAGGAACTGGATATGGTGACTACGCCATCTGGAGACACTGTTGCAATGGTTCACTGCAACAACTGTACATCGGATCTGAATGCATGGGTTGGACTTTTTAAAGAATTTGCTGAAGCATTCGGATTAAAACCGGACATGAACGAATTGTTTGGAACACTTTACCGGAAAGCATTAGAGGGAGATAAAGACTGCGGAGGTCTGATTTCCTACAATTATTTTTCCGGCGAACCGGTAACCGGTCTGAATGAAGGACGTCCGCTTTTCGTGCGCAGACCGGACGCACATTTTACACTGGCAAACTTTATGAAAAGCAATCTTTATGCATCACTTGCCACTTTAAAGATCGGTCTTGATATTCTGTTAAAAGAGGAAAAAGTAAAAGTAGACCGTATTTACGGTCATGGAGGACTGTTTAAGACAAAAGGAGTCGGACAGGGAATCCTTGCAGCGGCTATGGATGCACCGGTAGCGGTTATGGAGACTGCAGGTGAGGGTGGTCCATGGGGCATGGCACTGCTTGCATCTTACATGGTTCACAAAAAAGAGGGTGAAACATTAGAGCAGTACTTATCTGATCGGATCTTTAACGGGGAAACAGGAACTGTTATGGAACCAGATCCTTTGGATGTGGCAGGATTCGATGCTTATATTGAAAGTTATAAAAAGACACTGGAAGCGGAAAAGGCAGCCGTAGAGACGATGCCGATCTTATAAAAATTATATCAGGAGGATATTTACACATGTTAAAAACAAAAAATTACAAATTCTGGTTTTGTACCGGATCACAGGATCTATATGGGGATGAGTGCTTAGAACACGTGGCAGAGCATGCAAAGATCATTGTTGCAAAATTAAATGAATCCGGGGTACTTCCTTATGAGGTTGTCTGGAAACCGACACTGATCACAAATGAACTGATCCGAAAGACTTTTAACGAGGCAAATATGGATGAGGAATGTGCAGGTGTGATCACGTGGATGCACACATTTTCGCCGGCAAAATCCTGGATCTTAGGATTACAGGAATACAGAAAGCCGTTATTACATTTACATACCCAGTTCAATGAAGAAATCCCGTATGATACCATCGATATGGATTTCATGAATGAAAACCAGTCTGCACATGGTGACAGAGAGTACGGTCATATCGTAACCCGTATGAGAATTGAACGTAAAGTAGTTGTCGGACACTGGTCTGATCCGGCAGTACAGGAAAAAATCGCTTCCTGGATGCGCACGGCAGTCGGCGTGATCGAGAGCAGCCATATCCGTGTGATGCGTGTTGCTGACAATATGAGAAATGTTGCGGTAACTGAAGGCGATAAAGTGGAAGCACAGTTGAAATTTGGCTGGGAAGTCGATGCATATCCGGTCAATGAGATCGCAGAGTCCGTTGCAGCAGTATCTGAATCCGATACCAATGTATTGGTCGATGAATATTACGATAAATATGACATTTTGTTAGAAGGACGCGATCCGGAAGAATTTCGACGTCATGTTGCCGTTCAGGCACAGATCGAACTTGGTTTTGAGCGTTTCTTAGACGAAAAGAATTATCAGGCGATCGTAACCCACTTTGGTGATCTTGGTGCCTTAAAACAGCTTCCGGGACTTGCAATCCAGAGGCTGATGGAAAAAGGTTATGGTTTTGGTGCGGAGGGGGACTGGAAAGTTGCTGCAATGGTACGTCTGATGAAGATCATGACCGAGGGCAAAAAAGATGCAAAGGGAACTTCTATGTTAGAGGATTACACTTACAACTTTGTCAAAGGCAAAGAGGGTATCTTAGAGGCACATATGTTAGAGATCTGTCCGTCAATCGCTGATGGTCCGATCAGTATCAAATGTCAGCCGCTTTCCATGGGTGACAGAGAAGATCCTGCAAGACTGGTATTTACATCCAAAGAAGGAAAAGGTATTGCAACTTCCCTGATCGATCTTGGCAACCGTTTCCGTCTGATCATCAATGATGTGGACTGCAAAAAAGTGGAAAAACCAATGCCGAAACTTCCTGTAGCAACTAATTTCTGGACACCACAGCCGGATCTTTATACCGGTGCAGAGGCATGGATTCTTGCAGGCGGCGCACATCATACGGCATTTACTTACGATCTGACTGCAGAGCAGATGGGTGACTGGGCAAATGCAATGGGAATTGAAGCTGTTTATATTGACAAAGATACGAAGATCCGTGATTTTAAACGTGATCTGCAGATTGGGGAACTGTTTTACCGTTAAACAACAATAACATGCATGTGTATATTTATGATGAAAAAATTGTTTTGTGAAAAGTGTGCACATGCACGCAAAAAAGTTGTGCAAAATCATGAAAACATTAAAATACGGTTGAATTTTTATATAAAAGAGACTATCATATAGAAAACAAAATACGTGCACGTGCACACAAAGAAGGAGAAGTGTATTATGAAATTTTTTATTGACACAGCAAACGTAGAGGATATCCGTAAAGCAAATGATATGGGAGTGATCTGTGGTGTTACCACCAACCCGTCTTTGATCGCAAAAGAGGGAAGAGATTTCAATGAAGTAATCAAAGAGATCACATCAATCGTAGACGGACCGATCAGCGGCGAAGTAAAAGCTACAACAGTTGATGCGGAAGGTATGATCAAAGAGGGACGTGAGATCGCAGCAATCCATCCGAACATGGTTGTAAAAATTCCGATGACAGTAGAAGGATTAAAAGCTGTAAAAGTTCTTTCAGCAGAGGGAATTAAAACCAATGTAACACTGATCTTTACAGCAAACCAGGCACTCCTTGCAGCAAGAGCAGGTGCAACCTATGTTTCTCCGTTCCTTGGAAGATTAGATGATATCAGCACGGCAGGCATCGACCTGATCCAGGATATCGTTCAGATCTTCGATAACTATGGACTTGAGACAGAGATCATCGCAGCATCCATCCGTAACCCGATCCACGTAACTGACTGCGCATTGGCAGGTGCACATATCGCAACTGTACCATACAACGTAATCGTCCAGATGACAAAACATCCGTTGACTGATGCCGGAATCGAAAAATTCCAGAAGGACTATAGAGCGGTTTTTGGTGACTAAGGTTTTACAAAAAGACTATAGAAACCGCTCTGACGTCTTCGGAGAGTAAAAAATTTTGAAATATATATAGACGGCTTTGCTGTATTCGGTGACTAATACAAATCACCGCGAAACTCATTGATGACTCAAGGCAGTTGGAAGTATGGACAGATTTATAAGAAGGTGCTGGGGAGCCGCCGGTACTTAGCGGGTGTATTTTACTCGCTTAGTATCCGCTGCGAGCGACAGGCAGCGAGAGCGTGCCTTCATTAAATCTGTCCATACTTCCAACGTATAAATAATTCAAGATGAGTTTCGCAGAGTATATGAAAAAATTACAGGAGGGTATCAATGACTATCGATGAATTAAAGCAGACAGCAGTCGAGGTGCGCAAGGGCATTGTAACTGCGACACATGCTGCGAAATCCGGGCATCCGGGGGGATCGCTTTCAGCGACAGAGATTTTTACATATTTATATTTTGAAGAGATGAATATTGATCCGAAAGATCCGAAGAAAGAGGATCGTGACCGTTTTGTCTTATCGAAGGGACATACGGCACCGGGACTTTATTCCACTCTGGCAAACCGCGGATATTTTCCGGTGAAAGATTTAGAGACGCTGCGCCATACAGGCTCCTATTTACAGGGACATCCGGATATGAAACATATCCCGGGTGTGGATATGTCTTCCGGTTCTTTAGGGCAGGGAATCTCCTGCGCGGTCGGAATGGCGCTTGCAGGGAAAATGGACAACAAAGATTACCGTGTTTACACACTTTTAGGTGACGGAGAGATTGAGGAAGGACAGGTATGGGAAGCAGCTATGTTTGCCGGACACCGCAAACTCGATAATCTGGTAGTGATCGTTGATAATAATAACATGCAGATTGACGGAACACTTGATGAGGTATGTTCACCGGACCCAATTGACAAAAAGTTTGAGGCTTTCAATTTTCATGTGATCCATGTTGCAGACGGAAATGATTTTGCACAGCTTGCAGAAGCATTTAAAGAGGCAAAGGAAACCAAAGGCATGCCGACAGCGATCATTGCACACACCTTAAAAGGTAAGGGTGTTTCTTACATGGAAGGTCAGGTAGGCTGGCATGGAAAGGCACCTAACGATGAGGAATATGCGATTGCAATGGAAGAATTAGGAAAGGCGGGTGAAGCATTATGTCAGAAGTAAAGATGATTGCGACCAGAGAAAGTTATGGTAACGCATTAGCTGAACTTGGAAAAGAAAAAGAAAATCTGGTTGTACTTGATGCTGATCTCGCTGCAGCTACCAAGACAGGTATTTTTAAAAAAGCATTTCCAGAGCGTCACATTGACTGTGGTATCGCAGAAGCAAATATGACAGGTATTGCAGCAGGACTTTCTACATGTGGAAAAGTGCCGTTTGTCAGCACATTTGCCATGTTTGCGGCAGGACGTGCCTATGAGCAGGTGCGCAACTCCATTGGTTATCCGCATCTGAATGTAAAGATCGGTGCAACACATGCAGGTATCTCAGTAGGTGAGGATGGAGCGACACATCAGTGTAACGAGGATATCGGTCTGATGCGTGAGATTCCCGGCATGGTCATTATCAATCCAAGTGATGACGTGGAAGCAAAGGCTGCTGTACGTGCGGCTTATGAATATGTAGGTCCTGTTTATATGCGTTTTGGACGTCTGGCAGTTCCGGTCATCAATGACAATCCGGAATATAAGTTTGAGATCGGTAAAGGTGTGGAACTCCGCAAAGGAAAAGACATTACGATCTTTGCGACAGGGCTTTGCGTATCAGAAACATTAAAAGCAGCAGAAACTCTGGCAGAGAATGGTATTGATGCACAGGTCATCAATATCCATACGATCAAACCATTAGATGAAGAACTGGTCTTAAAAGCAGCAAAACAGACAGGACGTGTGTATACGGTGGAAGAACACTCTATCATTGGAGGACTTGGCAGTGCAGTTGCAGAGCTGCTCGGTGAAAAATGTCCTACTAAGATAACGAGGATCGGTGTAAATGATGTATTCGGAGAGTCAGGTCCTGCGAAAGAACTGCTTCATAAATATGAACTGGATGCAGAGGGCATTGCAAAACGTATTATGGAGGAACAGAAAGCATGTTAGAGGAATTAAAAAAACAGGTCTATGAGGCGAATATGGAACTGCCGCGCCGCGGACTGATCACCTATACATGGGGAAATGTCAGCGGAATCGACAGGGAAAGCGGATATTTCGTGATCAAGCCAAGTGGTGTGGATTATGATGCATTATCTCCGGATGATATGGTTGTCATGGATTTAAATGGCAATAAGATCGAGGGAAGATACAAACCGTCATCCGATACGGCAACGCATATTGAACTTTATAAAAAATATGAGGAGATCGGTGGAATCGTGCACACACATTCTCCGGAGGCTGTGGCATGGGCGCAGGCAGGAAGAGACATTCCTCTCTATGGAACCACGCACGCAGATTACTTTTTTGGCCCGATTCCGTGCGCAAGAAATCTTACACCGGAGGAGATCGAGGAAGCTTACGAGAAAAACACTGGGTTAGTCATTATCGAGACCTTTGAGACAAGAGGCATCAAACCGATGTATACGCCGGCGGTACTCTGCAAGAATCATGGACCGTTTACCTGGGGAAAAGATGCGGCAGAGGCAGTACACAATGCAGTTGTGTTAGAGGAAGTTGCGAAGATGGCAAAGAATACAGAACTTTTGAATCCGAAAGTACTTCCGGCACCGGATTGTATCAAAGAAAAGCATTTTTACCGCAAACATGGCGCAAATGCATACTACGGTCAGAATTAAAAATGACAGAAATAAAGCTGTCAGGAAATGAGGATTAAAATAGCATGAACAGTGTCGAGTTTGGAAAGACAAAAGAAGGAAAAGTTGTTACGAAATATCTGTTGAAAAATGAAAATGGTATGGAAGTTTCTGTGACAGATCTTGGGGCAACGATCATATCTGTGCTTGTGCCGGATCAAAACGGTGCAAAACGGGATGTAGTGTTAGGGTATGATACACCAGAGGAGTATCAGGAACATACGTGTTATTTTGGAGCAGTGATCGGTCGTAATGCAAATCGTATCGGCGGAGCAAAAGTTGTTTTAGATGGCAAAGAGTATCCGCTTGAAAAAAATGACAACGGAAATAACCTGCACAGTGGAAAAAACGGTTTTAACGCTGTCATCTGGAGTGTGGAACAGCAGAAGGAAAATGAGATCACGTTTTCCTATCTGAGTAAGGACTTAGAACAGGATTTTCCGGGAAATATGACTGCGAAAGTTACTTATGCAGTAACGGAGGACAATGCACTTGCAATCACATATGAGGCAGTTGCGGATCAGAATACGGTTGCAAACTTTACAAATCACGCTTATTTTAATCTGAATGGTCATGATTCCGGCAGCATGGAAGATCAGGAACTTGAAATTTTAGCTTCCTATTATACTCCGGTAAAAGATGGAGAGGCAATCCCGACCGGTGATGTGGAAAAGGTTGCCGGAACACCGATGGATTTCCGTAAGATGAAAAAGATCGGTCAGGATATCAGCGCAGACTTTGAACAGCTTAAGTTTGTCGGCGGCTATGACCATAATTTTGTCTTAGATAAGGCTGATGGGACAATGCAGCTTGCAGCCCGCGCAAGATCAGAGGAATCCGGTATCTGCATGGATGTCTATACGGACTGTGTCGGTATCCAGTTGTATGCTGGAAATTTCATTGGGAAACAGACAGGAAAAGGCGGTGCATCCTATGATTCACGTCATGCATTCTGTTTAGAAACACAGTATTTCCCAAATGCAGTAAATGAACCAAATTTTAAAACACCGGTTCTGAAGGTAGGAGAAACATATCATTCACAGACAAAGTACTGCTTTTCTGTAAAATAAGAAATATTTCATAAAATGGTGTCACATCTGAGTTTGAAATGTGACACCATTTTTGTATTTTTAATAAGAATCTTTTCACTGTTTTGACGATATGGTACAATAAACATAACTTAAAAACTGGGAATGTTGAGAAATATATGAAATCGCAAAAGAGAAAAAGTATTAAACAGACAACAAAAAAGAAAATATATTTATATACAGCGGAGATTACGGTACACCGTATGGAAGCATACCTGAATCAGTATATTTCCACATCGGATCTGTTAAAAGAGATCATTGAAGCAGATAAAGTCATGGATGATACGCAATTTAATACGTTGGCAGAGTTTATGATGAAAGGCAATGATGCATGAGCCATGATCTGCTGGTGAAAGATAACATTTTTCAAAAGAATTAATGTATGATACAATATTTTACAGAATGAATTTTCAGGAGTAAAATGTATGTCCCTACAATTTATATTTGGCAATTCTGGCAGCGGAAAGTCAGATTTTCTGTATGATTCCGTGCTGAAACAGGCAAAAGAGAATAAAGAGCAGCAGTTTTTGATCATAGTGCCGGAGCAGTTTACAATGCAGACACAGCGGGAACTGGTTGAAAGACAAAAACAGCACGCGATCATGAACGTGGATGTGCTCAGCTTTGCGAGACTGGCATACCGCGTATT
The Roseburia rectibacter DNA segment above includes these coding regions:
- a CDS encoding xylulokinase; its protein translation is MSNAKQTIEAGKAVLGIEFGSTRIKAVLVNEAGEPVASGAHDWENRLEEGIWTYSLDDIWTGLTDCYGKLTEDVKEKYDTVIKSLAAIGFSGMMHGYMAFDKDGELLVPFRTWRNTITGEAAAALTKEFSFNIPQRWSIAHLYQAILNGEEHVGNISYFTTLAGYIHWKLTGEKVLGVGEASGMFPIDAKTRDYNQTMIDKFDALVAPKGYPWKLREILPKVLVAGEAAGTLSAEGAKLLDKSGNLSAGIPLCPPEGDAGTGMVATNSVAVRTGNVSAGTSVFAMVVLEEDLKNVHEELDMVTTPSGDTVAMVHCNNCTSDLNAWVGLFKEFAEAFGLKPDMNELFGTLYRKALEGDKDCGGLISYNYFSGEPVTGLNEGRPLFVRRPDAHFTLANFMKSNLYASLATLKIGLDILLKEEKVKVDRIYGHGGLFKTKGVGQGILAAAMDAPVAVMETAGEGGPWGMALLASYMVHKKEGETLEQYLSDRIFNGETGTVMEPDPLDVAGFDAYIESYKKTLEAEKAAVETMPIL
- the araA gene encoding L-arabinose isomerase — protein: MLKTKNYKFWFCTGSQDLYGDECLEHVAEHAKIIVAKLNESGVLPYEVVWKPTLITNELIRKTFNEANMDEECAGVITWMHTFSPAKSWILGLQEYRKPLLHLHTQFNEEIPYDTIDMDFMNENQSAHGDREYGHIVTRMRIERKVVVGHWSDPAVQEKIASWMRTAVGVIESSHIRVMRVADNMRNVAVTEGDKVEAQLKFGWEVDAYPVNEIAESVAAVSESDTNVLVDEYYDKYDILLEGRDPEEFRRHVAVQAQIELGFERFLDEKNYQAIVTHFGDLGALKQLPGLAIQRLMEKGYGFGAEGDWKVAAMVRLMKIMTEGKKDAKGTSMLEDYTYNFVKGKEGILEAHMLEICPSIADGPISIKCQPLSMGDREDPARLVFTSKEGKGIATSLIDLGNRFRLIINDVDCKKVEKPMPKLPVATNFWTPQPDLYTGAEAWILAGGAHHTAFTYDLTAEQMGDWANAMGIEAVYIDKDTKIRDFKRDLQIGELFYR
- the fsa gene encoding fructose-6-phosphate aldolase; this translates as MKFFIDTANVEDIRKANDMGVICGVTTNPSLIAKEGRDFNEVIKEITSIVDGPISGEVKATTVDAEGMIKEGREIAAIHPNMVVKIPMTVEGLKAVKVLSAEGIKTNVTLIFTANQALLAARAGATYVSPFLGRLDDISTAGIDLIQDIVQIFDNYGLETEIIAASIRNPIHVTDCALAGAHIATVPYNVIVQMTKHPLTDAGIEKFQKDYRAVFGD
- a CDS encoding transketolase codes for the protein MTIDELKQTAVEVRKGIVTATHAAKSGHPGGSLSATEIFTYLYFEEMNIDPKDPKKEDRDRFVLSKGHTAPGLYSTLANRGYFPVKDLETLRHTGSYLQGHPDMKHIPGVDMSSGSLGQGISCAVGMALAGKMDNKDYRVYTLLGDGEIEEGQVWEAAMFAGHRKLDNLVVIVDNNNMQIDGTLDEVCSPDPIDKKFEAFNFHVIHVADGNDFAQLAEAFKEAKETKGMPTAIIAHTLKGKGVSYMEGQVGWHGKAPNDEEYAIAMEELGKAGEALCQK
- a CDS encoding transketolase family protein — encoded protein: MSEVKMIATRESYGNALAELGKEKENLVVLDADLAAATKTGIFKKAFPERHIDCGIAEANMTGIAAGLSTCGKVPFVSTFAMFAAGRAYEQVRNSIGYPHLNVKIGATHAGISVGEDGATHQCNEDIGLMREIPGMVIINPSDDVEAKAAVRAAYEYVGPVYMRFGRLAVPVINDNPEYKFEIGKGVELRKGKDITIFATGLCVSETLKAAETLAENGIDAQVINIHTIKPLDEELVLKAAKQTGRVYTVEEHSIIGGLGSAVAELLGEKCPTKITRIGVNDVFGESGPAKELLHKYELDAEGIAKRIMEEQKAC
- a CDS encoding L-ribulose-5-phosphate 4-epimerase — translated: MLEELKKQVYEANMELPRRGLITYTWGNVSGIDRESGYFVIKPSGVDYDALSPDDMVVMDLNGNKIEGRYKPSSDTATHIELYKKYEEIGGIVHTHSPEAVAWAQAGRDIPLYGTTHADYFFGPIPCARNLTPEEIEEAYEKNTGLVIIETFETRGIKPMYTPAVLCKNHGPFTWGKDAAEAVHNAVVLEEVAKMAKNTELLNPKVLPAPDCIKEKHFYRKHGANAYYGQN
- a CDS encoding aldose epimerase family protein, which codes for MNSVEFGKTKEGKVVTKYLLKNENGMEVSVTDLGATIISVLVPDQNGAKRDVVLGYDTPEEYQEHTCYFGAVIGRNANRIGGAKVVLDGKEYPLEKNDNGNNLHSGKNGFNAVIWSVEQQKENEITFSYLSKDLEQDFPGNMTAKVTYAVTEDNALAITYEAVADQNTVANFTNHAYFNLNGHDSGSMEDQELEILASYYTPVKDGEAIPTGDVEKVAGTPMDFRKMKKIGQDISADFEQLKFVGGYDHNFVLDKADGTMQLAARARSEESGICMDVYTDCVGIQLYAGNFIGKQTGKGGASYDSRHAFCLETQYFPNAVNEPNFKTPVLKVGETYHSQTKYCFSVK